In Saccharomyces eubayanus strain FM1318 chromosome XV, whole genome shotgun sequence, a single window of DNA contains:
- the LNP1 gene encoding Lnp1p, with protein MFSAVGNWIRGSHKDKDFVTKYTADLSQITXRIHQLDAALKKSQTILGQWQSNLTFYGAAFTVLALSYTYWEYHGYWPYLVVTLFLCLGSLILVKWMLTKLYALYNNNRLRKLSKLRAVHQKKLEKLKEETHYNATSSIIQRFSSGDDQNDDAMVLLDDELNAKYQELNNLKTELEKFKKQSHVEGLKKEDSDAWFDKIIGLIAGGNELSSTNSLSPFKKIVCPECHWKSSCYRLADRPILFVCPQCNHRADEEKERHAIIEAKQAKQDAQPALPEKDKESDLH; from the coding sequence ATGTTTAGCGCAGTGGGTAACTGGATCCGAGGATCCCATAAGGATAAGGACTTCGTGACGAAGTATACAGCAGATCTCTCGCAAATAACCYCACGAATCCATCAACTAGATGCTGCACtgaaaaaaagccaaaCGATCTTGGGTCAATGGCAATCCAATCTAACCTTCTACGGAGCCGCTTTCACGGTATTGGCTTTGAGCTACACTTATTGGGAGTACCATGGCTACTGGCCGTACCTCGTAGTGACTTTGTTTCTATGCCTAGGTTCACTGATCCTGGTGAAATGGATGCTAACCAAACTCTATGCATtatacaacaacaacagatTGCGCAAGTTGAGTAAACTACGTGCCGTCCATCAAAAGAAGCTGGAAAAGTTGAAAGAAGAGACCCATTACAACGCCACGAGCTCGATTATTCAACGATTTTCATCGGGAGACGACCAAAATGACGATGCCATGGTTCTCCTAGATGACGAGTTGAACGCTAAATACCAAGAACTAAATAACCTGAAAacagaattggaaaaattcaagaagcAAAGCCATGTGGAGGGCTTGAAAAAGGAGGACAGTGACGCCTGGTTTGACAAAATCATCGGCCTGATAGCAGGTGGTAACGAATTGAGCTCAACAAATTCACTATCTcccttcaaaaaaatcgtATGCCCCGAATGCCATTGGAAATCTAGCTGCTACAGATTAGCTGACAGACCAATTCTCTTTGTATGCCCTCAATGCAACCACAGAGCAGAcgaggaaaaggaaagacaCGCTATCATCGAAGCCAAGCAGGCCAAGCAAGATGCACAGCCTGCACTCCCCGAGAAGGACAAAGAAAGTGATTTGCATTAG
- the EGD2 gene encoding Egd2p translates to MSVIPENANVTVLNKNEKKARELIGKLGLKQIPGIIRVTFRKKDNQIYAIEKPEVFRSVGGNYVVFGEAKVDNFTQKLAAAQQQAQASGIMPSNEDVATKSPEDIQADMQAAAESSVNAALEEEDAGEVDAGDLNKDDIELVVQQTNVSQNEAIKALKAHNGDLVNAIMSLSK, encoded by the coding sequence ATGTCTGTTATTCCAGAAAACGCCAACGTCACCGTCTTGAACAAGAACGAAAAGAAAGCCAGAGAATTGATCGGCAAATTGGGCTTGAAGCAAATCCCAGGTATCATCAGAGTCACTTTCAGAAAGAAGGACAACCAAATCTATGCTATCGAAAAGCCAGAGGTCTTCAGATCCGTCGGTGGTAACTACGTCGTTTTCGGCGAAGCCAAGGTCGACAACTTCACTCAAAAGCTAGCTGCTGCCCAACAACAAGCTCAAGCTAGTGGTATCATGCCATCCAACGAAGATGTTGCTACCAAGTCTCCAGAAGACATTCAAGCTGACATGCAAGCTGCTGCTGAAAGCAGTGTCAACGCTgctttggaagaagaagatgcagGTGAGGTCGACGCCGGCGACTTGAACAAGGACGATATCGAATTGGTTGTTCAACAAACTAACGTCTCCCAAAACGAAGCCATCAAAGCTTTGAAAGCCCACAACGGTGATTTAGTCAACGCTATCATGTCTTTGTCTAAATAA
- the MDM31 gene encoding Mdm31p: MLLFARPLLRRCRPFAVPRYVYWARSAVLRRNLGIPPGTVTRNSSLVLLAPSARAYSNEPEHRRGPPPEVKRNLKYITERDSLLVQTNNIFTKLKINIRWFLKKSTRPFNSDDISAFISWILVSNIFIFIFWTTTFVSLVLYLVNTVFAQEYLASKIGKFITKNDSLSIVFETAIVPDWSSGKISFQKVFVSRRPKVSHGFTKGSQQDALQRAKLALSEKILVNQQDFDNGNYTQFDLTIDQVDISLNFRKWINGKGILDEVTINGLRGVIDRTHVTWKKDDDPKNYLNVYQPGDFEISKFTMNDVLCTLYQPNGFRPFQISIFNCDLPQLRKHWLFYDILNANNINGTYDNSMFTIHKKFRTDDQNQDSASLWKQMTRFRVDNLDIDHLNAGIEGPFGWINEGRVDMVGDVLLPDEDAASDSLQLTEILTEIGDRLIREAKRYTSSFPLVRPGFSHTVDEIDPIDYFIMDFSLRLYNVKAEIPLFTSGLTYINSALIRPIVGYINSHRTYIPIKCRIVKKKSDFEGSWTIYDSYLMRDLSAEVYDAFANYAADDEKRSLRLRRVGFWSLQLVLQVILMSLGAIA, encoded by the coding sequence ATGTTGCTTTTTGCCAGGCCTCTTCTTAGGAGGTGCCGGCCGTTTGCCGTGCCAAGATATGTGTACTGGGCTAGAAGTGCAGTTCTTCGAAGAAACCTGGGGATCCCGCCAGGAACAGTAACAAGAAACTCGTCATTGGTACTGCTAGCTCCGTCTGCGAGGGCATACTCCAATGAGCCAGAACATAGACGGGGGCCTCCTCCTGAGGTGAAACGCAACTTGAAATATATCACCGAGAGGGATTCGCTGCTGGTGCAGACCAATAACATCTTCACCAAATTGAAGATCAACATACGATggttcttgaaaaaatccaCCCGGCCGTTCAATTCAGACGATATAAGCGCGTTCATCTCATGGATCCTCGTCAGCaacattttcattttcatcttctggACGACCACATTCGTGTCTTTGGTTCTGTATTTGGTCAATACCGTGTTTGCGCAGGAATATCTCGCGAGCAAGATCGGTAAGTTCATCACCAAGAATGACTCGTTGTCGATTGTGTTTGAGACTGCCATTGTGCCGGACTGGTCGTCTGGGAAGATCAGCTTCCAAAAGGTCTTCGTGTCCAGAAGGCCCAAGGTGTCGCATGGGTTTACCAAGGGCTCGCAGCAGGATGCGTTGCAAAGAGCGAAACTGGCCCTTAGCGAAAAAATTCTGGTCAACCAGCAGGACTTCGATAATGGGAACTACACGCAGTTCGATCTGACCATCGACCAGGTGGATATATCGCTGAATTTCAGAAAATGGATCAACGGGAAGGGCATCCTGGATGAAGTGACCATCAACGGGCTTAGGGGCGTTATAGACAGAACACACGTGACGTGGaagaaagatgatgacCCAAAGAACTACCTGAACGTATATCAACCGGGAGATTTCGAAATCTCAAAATTCACAATGAACGACGTCCTTTGCACCCTGTACCAGCCAAACGGGTTCCGGCCGTTCCAAATAAGCATATTCAACTGCGACCTGCCGCAGTTGAGGAAACATTGGCTGTTCTACGACATTCTAAACGCCAACAATATTAATGGGACCTACGATAATTCCATGTTCACCATTCACAAGAAGTTCAGGACCGATGACCAAAATCAGGACTCCGCGTCGCTGTGGAAGCAAATGACAAGGTTCAGGGTGGACAACCTGGACATCGACCATCTGAATGCCGGCATCGAGGGGCCCTTTGGATGGATCAACGAGGGCCGGGTTGACATGGTTGGCGACGTACTTTTGCCCGACGAAGATGCAGCTTCAGATTCGTTGCAACTAACTGAAATTCTCACAGAGATCGGGGACCGCCTGATTAGGGAAGCCAAAAGATACACTTCGTCCTTCCCCCTGGTCCGGCCAGGATTCTCCCACACCGTCGACGAAATTGACCCCATCGACTACTTCATTATGGACTTCTCCCTAAGACTTTACAACGTCAAGGCCGAGATTCCCCTCTTCACTTCGGGACTGACGTATATTAATAGCGCATTGATCCGGCCCATTGTAGGGTACATCAATTCTCACAGAACTTACATTCCTATCAAGTGCCGGATcgtgaagaagaaatccgACTTTGAAGGCTCATGGACCATCTACGATTCCTACTTGATGCGAGATTTGAGCGCAGAGGTGTACGACGCCTTTGCTAACTACGCCGCTGACGATGAAAAGAGATCTTTGCGCTTGAGAAGGGTCGGCTTTTGGTCGCTGCAACTCGTTCTGCAAGTGATCCTAATGAGTCTCGGTGCAATCGCATGA
- the NVJ1 gene encoding Nvj1p: protein MTRPPVMRGAFSVGLSVAVLKGVKKTVRKHLERRGWLEPHKVDYELVFTIDRLKNLVDEKHDSVLAVGQHDAGELSWRKVFNFISRQSSELDTRIYIFILLLCLVVPVVWTVLDGDHDNSLDDNDDYEDARRLKHYGDGERAVLQFGKNRSEPIILSYKDMDVPEGEREFTAKRDHNSRSLTSKSENALDGLNNEDTLSDQPEEQVEVDIGCDENELGEETNTNDIDDQEKDCCSSPEVEPHDEFNEDNPTEPEFLTRDTKTTSSLKSSTSFPLSFKGSIDLRSINQPSSLLHIQVSPTKSTNLDAQVNTEQAYSQPFRY from the coding sequence ATGACACGTCCTCCAGTGATGCGAGGGGCATTTTCAGTAGGCCTTTCTGTAGCAGTATTGAAAGGTGTCAAAAAGACAGTTCGTAAGCATTTGGAAAGGCGAGGGTGGCTAGAACCTCATAAAGTAGACTACGAGTTAGTCTTTACGATAGACAGGTTGAAAAACCTGGTAGACGAGAAGCATGATTCTGTCTTAGCAGTCGGGCAGCACGATGCCGGTGAATTAAGCTGGCGGAAAGtgttcaatttcatctCAAGACAGTCGAGCGAACTGGATACTCGAATATACATCTTTATATTGCTGCTATGCCTTGTAGTTCCTGTTGTCTGGACTGTACTGGACGGCGATCATGATAACTCGCTGGACGACAACGACGACTATGAGGACGCAAGAAGGCTGAAACACTATGGTGACGGTGAAAGAGCAGTGCTACAATTCGGTAAAAATAGGTCTGAACCCATCATACTGAGCTATAAAGATATGGACGTTCCAGAAGGGGAACGTGAGTTTACCGCCAAGAGAGACCATAACAGTAGAAGCTTGACAAGCAAGAGCGAGAACGCATTGGACGGACTGAACAACGAAGACACGCTTAGTGACCAACCTGAGGAGCAGGTGGAAGTTGACATAGGATGCGATGAGAACGAATTAGGGGAAGAAACAAATACTAACGATATTGACGACCAGGAAAAGGACTGCTGTTCCAGTCCAGAAGTAGAACCGCACGACGAATTCAACGAAGACAACCCAACGGAGCCAGAGTTCCTCACGCGGGACACCAAAACGACATCTTCCCTTAAGTCAAGCACATCGTTTCCGTTATCATTCAAGGGCTCAATAGACCTCAGATCCATCAACCAACCCTCCTCTCTATTACACATCCAGGTGTCCCCCACAAAATCCACCAATTTGGATGCCCAAGTAAACACTGAACAGGCATATTCTCAACCGTTTAGGTACTAG
- the UTP9 gene encoding Utp9p, with the protein MGSSFDLVASFSHDSTRFAFQASVAQKNNVDIYPLDETKDYVVNSSLVNHIDYETNDMKVSDVVFFGWCSDLVDTQSLNIKRKLDEDEESTESTGQRYENFFVNGFPDGKVVVYSSNGKDIVNIIKSKKEILGADTDESNIWILDSDKVVKKLQYNNSKPIKTFTLVDGKEDDIVHFQILHQNGTLVVCVITEQMVYIVDPTKRRPSTKYKFEVPGAVTCEFSSDGKYLLIADREKLAAYDLSGDSNPAQVWSVQVKKLRIFSDLIMALTADGKMHFFKISEADRICSINVNEDLEIIDFTPISKKQKILISWLNVNEPNFESISLNEITTKKNITINEGKETKLDESELKQPEVEKIEPEAQDEKAKTETKINRKVSKSEQAEISNILLSHLESNSTELLDDLASESWTESEIKKFILTKINSLDHLSRIFSTVSEPITQNPWNEQRLLPLWLKWLLTLKSGELNSINDKHTKKNHKHLKSALRSSEEILPVLLGIQGRLEMLRRQAKLREDLAQLTMQNQDGEDEEIEVIEHSNVINNPLQDQTSSVKKPEQDSIVYANGESDEFVDASEYRD; encoded by the coding sequence ATGGgctcttcttttgatttggtAGCGAGTTTCTCGCATGACTCCACACGCTTTGCATTTCAAGCAAGTGTTGCACAAAAGAATAACGTTGATATATATCCTCTTGATGAGACTAAGGATTATGTTGTGAACAGCTCCTTAGTGAACCATATTGATTATGAGACAAACGACATGAAAGTTTCTGATGTGGTCTTCTTTGGATGGTGCAGTGACTTGGTGGATACACAATCATTGAACATCAAGAGAAAAttagatgaagatgaagagagTACTGAATCCACCGGCCAAAGATACgaaaacttttttgtaAATGGATTCCCTGATGGGAAAGTCGTTGTTTATTCTTCCAATGGTAAAGATATTGTTAACATCATCAAGAGTAAGAAGGAAATTTTGGGTGCAGACACAGACGAATCTAATATTTGGATTTTGGACAGTGATAAAGTAGTCAAGAAACTACAATACAATAACTCCAAACCAATTAAGACTTTCACTCTGGTTGATGGTAAGGAAGATGACATAGttcatttccaaatcttaCATCAAAACGGTACCTTAGTAGTATGCGTTATCACCGAGCAAATGGTTTATATCGTCGACCCAACAAAGAGAAGACCCTCTACGAAATACAAGTTTGAAGTACCAGGTGCTGTCACATGCGAATTTTCCTCGGATGGCAAATATTTGTTAATTGCGGATAGAGAAAAATTAGCTGCTTATGATTTGAGCGGTGATTCAAACCCTGCTCAAGTATGGTCTGTtcaagtgaaaaaattaaggATTTTTAGTGACTTGATAATGGCTTTAACCGCTGACGGGAAGatgcattttttcaaaattagtGAGGCCGATAGGATTTGCTCTATAAATGTCAACGAAGACTTAGAAATCATTGATTTTACACCTATAAgcaagaagcaaaaaatcTTAATATCTTGGTTGAATGTCAATGAACCCAACTTTGAATCCATTTCCTTGAATGAAATCACTactaagaaaaatattacCATCaatgaaggaaaagaaaccaagCTTGATGAATCAGAACTAAAACAACCAGAAGTAGAGAAAATTGAGCCAGAAGCACAAGATGAGAAGGCGAAAACCGAAACCAAGATAAACAGGAAAGTTAGTAAATCAGAACAAGCAGAAATCTCCAATATTCTTTTGTCTCATTTAGAATCTAACTCAACAGAATTATTGGACGATCTGGCTTCCGAAAGCTGGACAGAAtctgaaatcaaaaagttCATTCTTACAAAGATTAATTCATTGGACCATTTGAGcagaatattttcaacagtATCAGAGCCAATAACACAGAATCCATGGAATGAGCAACGTCTGCTTCCGTTGTGGCTTAAATGGTTACTGACTTTGAAGAGTGGAGAACTGAATTCCATAAATGACAAGcatacaaagaaaaaccatAAACATTTAAAATCAGCATTAAGATCTTCAGAGGAAATTTTACCTGTTTTACTTGGGATACAAGGTAGACTGGAAATGTTAAGGAGGCAAGCAAAGCTAAGAGAAGACCTTGCACAATTGACCATGCAAAATCAAGACGGCGAAGATGAGGAAATAGAAGTTATAGAGCATTCAAACGTAATTAATAATCCTTTGCAGGATCAAACATCATCTGTTAAAAAGCCTGAACAAGACTCGATCGTTTATGCCAACGGAGAGAGTGACGAATTTGTCGATGCATCTGAATATAGAGATTGA
- the RIX1 gene encoding Rix1p, producing MSEEFIAASTLAKNLEFAKGNEFHTILTTLRSPLYIDEHLLKSELSFLVTKILKLIRSSNDFDLWKGCHTSVVVCAYNPLILSTHGGQLLAAIYSRLEQKTGFYSSVVSSSHGKQLFDTLVSSMAVIIDLVKSKPTLSREALVPKLKAIIPTLITLSQYEPELTLPVLKKILKRNTTTFKPFVNKFRIVLTNLIKSDYASLGSKTQRLVCENFAYLHLLKIQASNANDDESQAHHKVYPDANWRTGLLSILSQFKPIIQLCEEILDFEQDNELQKLVKALPVDIESNNEVEFLPKLKLDFNAPLTLWEIPQRLSLLVDMLVAFISLPTPFPIRVPLGSINSVCEVLLSVSQKYLPLKKELRRDNELNGSINNILPQIQFQGIRLWENVVSKYGKCGLSLFEGILSSIELFIPLKKKSNNEIDFNVVGSLKYEFFTVFRLVNMIMSHLGHQLNTVSVVSQLIDVALFLSRDRTLVDSLFKSRKGNLKQTKTKQSKKNKNNEGALSDIFTHPELFVFKNSIDWSNEINEFFITSLNNWILPSTPHIQILKYSITQSLRLKEEFGYIPESFVNLLRCEVLHPGNERVSILPIAISLLKNANDDLFELLCHPKVPVGMVYQLHKPLDLGEQEEQEEEEDMGERGNSVTGSYSHAIVDTKAFKALDNLENVVIPEPERTVSGPVDDAAVFKKRSVEEVSERETTSMNKKVKIVEEATSETSEGTTVETIVAQTKVEVKSAEESEGEEDEEFEIPAIELSGDEDEDGEGDE from the coding sequence ATGTCTGAGGAATTTATTGCTGCTTCCACGCTGgccaaaaatttggaattCGCCAAAGGTAATGAGTTCCATACCATTTTGACCACTTTACGATCTCCACTATATATCGATGAACATCTGCTGAAGTCTGAACTAAGCTTTCTTGTTACaaagattttgaagttGATTAGATCAAGCAATGACTTTGATCTTTGGAAAGGGTGCCATACTTCTGTCGTAGTTTGCGCTTACAATCCATTGATTCTATCTACTCATGGTGGTCAATTATTAGCTGCTATTTATTCTAGACTGGAACAGAAAACCGGCTTCTACTCATCCGTTGTCTCTTCGTCACACGGAAAACAACTTTTTGATACATTGGTTTCCTCTATGGCAGTTATCATTGATTTAGTGAAAAGCAAACCTACTTTATCAAGAGAAGCATTAGTGCCCAAATTAAAGGCCATCATTCCAACATTAATTACTTTGTCTCAATACGAGCCTGAACTGACTTTGCCGGTTCTAAAAAAGATCTTAAAGAGAAATACCACCACTTTCAAGCCATTTGTTAATAAATTTCGCATTGTGTTAACAAACTTGATAAAATCTGATTACGCGTCTTTAGGCTCAAAGACTCAAAGATTAGTCTGTGAGAACTTTGCTTATTTGCATCTGTTAAAAATTCAAGCAAGCAATGCAAACGATGACGAATCCCAAGCACATCACAAAGTTTACCCTGATGCCAATTGGAGAACAGGGTTGTTATCTATTCTATCTCAATTCAAGCCTATCATTCAATTGTGTGAAGAAATCTTGGATTTTGAACAAGATAATGAACTACAGAAATTGGTCAAGGCTTTACCAGTTGACATCGAATCGAACAACGAAGTCGAATTTTTGCCCAAACTGAAACTAGATTTCAACGCACCTTTAACTTTATGGGAAATTCCACAACGTTTGTCATTATTAGTTGACATGCTTGTCGCATTTATCTCTTTACCTACTCCATTTCCCATTAGAGTTCCATTGGGTAGTATCAACTCTGTTTGTGAAGTTTTATTAAGTGTCAGTCAAAAATATCTacctttgaagaaagagttGCGTCGTGATAATGAATTGAATGGTTCCATCAATAACATTTTGCCTCAAATCCAATTCCAGGGTATCAGGCTATGGGAAAATGTGGTTTCAAAATACGGCAAATGTGGTTTGTCACTTTTTGAAGGAATTCTTTCTTCCATTGAACTTTTTATCccattaaagaaaaagagtaaCAATGAAATCGATTTCAATGTAGTCGGGTCATTAAAATATGAATTTTTTACAGTTTTCAGACTAGTAAACATGATTATGTCCCATTTAGGGCATCAATTGAACACAGTCAGTGTTGTATCTCAATTAATTGATGTCGCCTTGTTTCTATCCCGTGATAGGACTTTAGTTGattctttatttaaaaGCCGGAAAGGTAACTTGAAGCAAACTAAAACTAAGcaatcaaagaagaacaaaaacaacgaaGGTGCACTATCCGATATTTTTACACATCCAGAGCTGTTTGTGTTCAAAAATTCCATAGATTGGTCGAACgaaatcaatgaatttttcattacttCTTTGAATAACTGGATTTTACCTTCCACACCACatattcaaattttgaaatatagTATTACTCAATCTCTAAGATTGAAGGAAGAATTTGGTTATATTCCAGAAAGTTTTGTTAACCTTCTACGTTGTGAAGTTCTCCATCCAGGTAATGAACGTGTATCCATTTTGCCCATTGCTATATCATTATTGAAGAACGCCAACGATGATTTATTTGAACTACTGTGTCATCCAAAGGTCCCTGTTGGTATGGTCTACCAATTGCACAAACCTTTGGACTTGGGCGAACAGGAggagcaagaagaagaagaagatatgGGTGAGAGAGGGAACAGCGTTACTGGATCATATTCGCATGCGATTGTAGACACGAAGGCCTTTAAAGCATTGGACAATTTAGAAAATGTAGTTATTCCTGAGCCTGAACGAACAGTTTCTGGACCAGTTGATGATGCCGCTGTATTCAAAAAGAGATCAGTAGAAGAAGTCTCCGAAAGGGAAACCACGTCGATGAATAAGAAGGTTAAAATTGTGGAAGAGGCAACCTCGGAAACTAGCGAGGGAACTACTGTGGAAACAATTGTGGCTCAAACAAAGGTTGAAGTGAAATCAGCAGAGGAAAGtgaaggtgaagaagatgaagagttTGAAATACCAGCTATCGAATTAAGTggagatgaagatgaagacggcGAGGGCGACGAATAG
- the AIM18 gene encoding Aim18p, with protein sequence MLRTFQRSFIKFQTPSLAIRKQCFRRQFANARSSKYLGRSGSSVRYWPWLTASALIATSLCLYDETIQNDEKNEGSLPHNESVQVDSSVSDFPLTITALNFPVSTNFKLLGYGQRHVTFLRFKVYALGLYLAENDENLIANTFNEAYLHKYFLDVDDSKTPKQNLARFLKQDDSKSVMMIDDLLDSGMRMLAKITPVRNTDFKHLKEGLVKTISKHPDVVNNKETLENGLEELNKAFSRNGSVRKNDDLIIELLANGALQFSYHDNKNNESEIMGLVNNQLVGKFLFSQYLSGDKSPSPQAKKTAIDKLITLM encoded by the coding sequence ATGCTCAGAACATTCCAACGATCATTCATCAAATTTCAGACGCCCTCATTGGCCATCCGTAAGCAATGCTTCAGAAGACAATTCGCTAATGCGCGCTCCAGTAAATACCTGGGACGTTCTGGTTCATCGGTTCGTTATTGGCCTTGGCTCACAGCATCGGCATTGATTGCCACCTCTTTGTGCCTCTACGATGAGACGATACAAAATGACGAAAAGAATGAGGGTTCTTTACCCCATAATGAATCGGTACAAGTAGATTCAAGCGTATCGGATTTTCCCCTCACAATTACAGCCCTAAACTTCCCCGTCTCTACAAATTTTAAACTGCTAGGATACGGCCAAAGACATGTCACATTTCTAAGGTTCAAGGTTTATGCCTTGGGCCTATATTTAgctgaaaatgatgaaaatctGATTGCAAACACTTTCAATGAAGCTTACTTGCATAAATATTTCCTTGACGTGGACGATTCCAAGACTCCCAAGCAAAACCTGGCTAGATTTTTGAAGCAGGATGATTCAAAATCAGTCATGATGATTGATGATTTACTGGATTCGGGAATGAGAATGTTGGCAAAGATAACACCTGTGAGAAACACAGATTTCAAGCATCTCAAAGAGGGTTTGGTCAAAACTATTTCCAAACATCCTGATGTGGTtaacaataaagaaactttGGAAAACGGGCTGGAAGAACTAAATAAAGCCTTTTCACGAAACGGATCCGTTCGTAAAAATGATGACTTGATCATCGAGTTACTAGCTAACGGCGCCTTACAGTTTTCGTACCatgataataaaaacaatgaaTCTGAAATTATGGGATTGGTGAACAACCAATTAGTCGGtaaatttttattcagTCAATATTTAAGTGGCGACAAATCTCCTTCTCCTCAGGCTAAGAAAACCGCTATTGATAAATTGATTACACTTATGTAA
- the AIM46 gene encoding Aim46p, with product MSLLSKVLVRRSCFDVGMRRTPQWHPHYSTTAGNTSVNKKGSKVVPVLTALALASIFVKKWYEDSKIKKADATSVTVDPAISAFPKRMGPPQWPFATQYELLGKGVRCVSSITFKAYGLGIYVAAEDKHLVAEVLDSKFLSQAFIDIAAPSLPAKTHQENLRTALDDPAKAPVLINNLLDSGIRLMAKNTPIKAGSFKLLMDGTRKSILKNPDSQTQDKERLEAGFQELHDCFRSVKGLVARDDDFFIELNKDCSLSLSYYTKKRDEFVILGTVKEPLIGKLLFAHYLAGVDPPSLEVKQEVADALVSLA from the coding sequence ATGAGTTTGCTCAGTAAGGTATTGGTCAGAAGAAGCTGCTTCGATGTGGGCATGAGAAGGACCCCACAATGGCACCCCCACTACTCTACCACGGCGGGCAACACCAGCGTGAACAAGAAGGGCAGCAAGGTAGTGCCCGTGTTGACGGCGTTGGCATTAGCATCGATTTTCGTGAAGAAGTGGTATGAGGACTCGAAGATCAAGAAGGCAGACGCCACCAGCGTTACGGTGGACCCGGCCATCTCTGCCTTCCCGAAGCGGATGGGCCCTCCGCAGTGGCCATTTGCGACGCAGTACGAGTTGCTTGGGAAGGGCGTGCGGTGTGTGTCCTCCATCACTTTCAAGGCCTACGGCCTGGGCATCTACGTGGCGGCAGAGGACAAGCACTTGGTCGCCGAGGTGCTGGACTCAAAGTTCCTGTCTCAGGCGTTTATCGACATCGCGGCTCCCTCATTGCCGGCAAAGACACACCAGGAGAACCTGCGTACAGCCTTGGACGACCCTGCCAAGGCCCCGGTCTTGATCAATAACCTCTTGGACAGTGGGATCAGGCTCATGGCCAAAAACACCCCAATAAAGGCGGGGTCTTTCAAACTGCTAATGGACGGCACCAGGAAGAGCATTCTAAAGAACCCGGACTCGCAGACCCAGGACAAGGAACGACTGGAGGCCGGGTTTCAAGAACTACACGACTGCTTCAGGAGTGTGAAGGGGCTTGTAGCTCGGGACGACGACTTCTTCATTGAGTTGAACAAGGACTGCTCTCTGAGCCTGTCCTACTACACCAAGAAAAGGGACGAGTTCGTGATACTGGGTACTGTCAAAGAACCTCTCATCGGGAAGCTCTTATTCGCCCACTACCTAGCCGGCGTGGACCCTCCCTCCCTGGAAGTTAAACAAGAGGTGGCGGACGCGCTCGTATCCTTGGCCTAG
- the NBL1 gene encoding borealin: MEPALSAEERQRLRSTVLRTMQLQLETTEQHIDAIKKHTLAKLDLLQQAPAVSASQQELLIRQVLQLERRRGE; this comes from the exons ATGGAGCCAGCACTCAGCGCAGAAGAACGCCAGCGGCTGCGCAGCACGGTGCTGCGCACCATGCAGCTGCAAC TCGAGACCACAGAACAACACATAGACGCCATCAAGAAGCACACGTTGGCCAAGCTCGACCTGCTCCAGCAGGCCCCCGCAGTATCAGCATCGCAGCAGGAGTTGCTTATCAGGCAGGTGCTCCAGCTGGAGCGGCGTCGTGGAGAGTGA